In one window of Bemisia tabaci chromosome 4, PGI_BMITA_v3 DNA:
- the LOC140224413 gene encoding activating molecule in BECN1-regulated autophagy protein 1A-like: protein MLGIYSLEWETLGQRLYQVSFEQNAVSVSLSPTCRYLVVGLSARRRISLGTETDTIAQILQLDGGVPSKHNSSPQRGKLTKVRGLELYRELSSMSLNCIRWAPTPGQGIVCGTNTGQLTFLR, encoded by the exons ATGCTAG GAATATACAGCCTTGAGTGGGAAACACTAGGTCAGCGCCTATATCAAGTTAGTTTCGAGCAGAATGCTGTTTCTGTTAGTCTTTCACCAACCTGCCGCTATCTTGTTGTGGGGCTCTCGGCACGCCGCCGCATTTCACTGGGAACTGAGACTGACACAATCGCCCAAATCCTACAGCTGGATGGGGGAGTGCCCTCAAAGCACAATAGTTCTCCACAGAGGGGAAAGTTGACCAAAGTTAGGGGCCTTGAGCTTTACCGAGAACTGAGCTCCATGAGTCTGAATTGTATACGCTGGGCCCCTACGCCAGGCCAAGGAATCGTCTGCGGCACCAACACTGGTCAACTTACGTTTCTCAGATAG
- the LOC109031219 gene encoding uncharacterized protein isoform X1, which translates to MLDSEDEDANSDLDKRKHPYSTINRSVPKACFIRENGSRSQGAKVAKEFEWAAEDIFVQKSLNEHKFELPENARSTFLMVFSPDGKIVASTHGNHSIYVTDVRTCKTIRTLNGHPRTPWCIAFHPSSNQILASGCLGGEVRVWDLHGGSEVWTSDCHTVIASLAFHPIERVLVIATYNELYFWDWNERVPFAKCRTGHEKEKIRYVAFDHLGQKLITGIANVSPLQSQWDRIANPTQNDTEDCLRRMLSERQSQPTPAPRESFGFSSMFDDSLSSSFLADRLSWHTSPRRQAAWEARRLQIQEAFRSPRHNLRPLNVRRLGSPVDHLRRAFFNSNNLNTRERDRTAVENYLLGNRDFTFNDFISVVRSQSERNQFDGDHSYSESEQAGSVEYWRILLDFFFDEQGEYGWNERDESLFTDHDYSVSRETFARSRHSWWSRNFDEELPMNSTAERQPRRNGPRWTRAPLPTRAPLRPLRSERTRTNSAGNEVMTPGGAQSASFIRDVSRLQSRLRRLQRSLTYLETRRALSQINVRSDSSSASSVPSNRMQGLAPLVLQPLSDDQQLRIVTSSSNLLRLRMGINNLQRQISRSRITTRLLLPSTRQRLQEVLQRLHTRLSRFQTLTDDPPLQSPLSSINFNSRVNGDMGGASSSHWGPGTLSSAFSSDLQEGPSRVPSSIEFLSGEQSTSRTNAEEDSSRDGPSSSRRLWPGAHYRSKMRSGESARRRYFEERIKSLRQLSDANRSSNPASDSSQEPRAFQRYTHSPKPSCSNINDAGNNDQHPKADSSDRKQLSYFEKLKAKFAQLSRQIKEQCSTSTEFTSNHWQPSSSTQPNETPSNNNDSNPSNRVSPAEGNETSHVGSSDTSADLSERINNIVSNIRRVGSSLSRSMSCEFDAGSSKIEPRRKSDSGVSGESPEKNSEGSVDRGQNNSQIPDSTSVGSSLNRLNSEDSPEVRGSSYKTSSPSNSRSFDRVNSEGSSGTSSFGADNELRPAFVTASSLLGSLKQSSSLSSSSTSSNESWQGPVSEVGTTAGATPTIELGTTSPSQETRRIGLKRKLDSIVSSARIALQSRTVSPLSSTCDLRPDLVTPSPGSRADLASNDLFLTSSSSSSSSDSSSTSSSDSDSQDPTYDSLQNLFRVLKQRTDSINRSFRNQINYAPQIDPPTSAAARLQATLSDSSRYMESLFGGPSGNVDGSSPPENRPALDIGAEIRTHIQLFQDALSRLSQARSNEERLAGVPVLQKILRLLFYLIDLWLGQLGYQPEGSETGQSSSVNASRLAARERILLIELASETSLPPTPLQEREPERLSNGLSETSNRNDERPPAENRRSHPRAFARRRRDLMRNHRLLWLRERLRCVNANQRRRQLAESIDARRQEIRSRLNESRRRLTERMGEHHRQLGEREERRQQLSDRLEEGRRQLSERLEESQRLLNERLDESRRQLNERMFEQRRQMRDSMDQVQRRAQAMRDAIRRTQCIRDPEDWRRERREDLRRLCQTTMQAHSGLRSLVAAIERGHETSTVSSAELFRGDERSNSNLSNRDSQSTSQQPSVPFRLLDPILQQFNNSRPSSVSPQQRKKRLYVKGTNF; encoded by the exons ATGCTTGACTCTGAAGATGAAGATGCTAACTCAGATTTGGACAAGAGAAAACACCCTTACTCCACCATCAATCGGAGCGTGCCAAAAGCATGTTTTATACGGGAGAATGGATCTCGATCTCAAGGTGCTAAAGTTGCTAAAGAGTTTGAATGGGCAGCGGAAGACATTTTTGTTCAGAAGAGTCTCAATGAACAT AAATTTGAGTTACCCGAAAATGCTAGGTCTACTTTTCTGATGGTCTTCAGTCCTGATGG GAAAATTGTGGCGTCAACCCATGGTAACCACTCTATTTATGTAACTGATGTGAGAACTTGCAAAACAATCCGAACATTAAATGGTCATCCCAGAACACCATGGTGTATAGCGTTTCACCCATCATCAAATCAGATCCTAGCCTCTGGATGCCTTGGAGGCGAAGTACGTGTCTGGGATCTTCAT GGAGGAAGTGAAGTTTGGACATCTGACTGCCACACTGTGATAGCATCTCTTGCTTTCCATCCTATTGAACGGGTGCTTGTCATTGCAACTTACAATGAACTTTACTTCTGGGACTGGAATGAAAGAGTGCCTTTTGCCAAATGTCGCACTGGacatgagaaagaaaaaatcag ATATGTTGCATTTGATCATCTTGGTCAAAAACTCATCACCGGCATAGCAAATGTATCTCCTCTTCAATCCCAGTGGGACCGAATAGCTAATCCAACGCAGAATGACACGGAGGATTGTTTAAGGAGAATGCTCAGTGAG AGACAGAGTCAACCTACTCCCGCTCCGCGTGAAAGTTTTGGTTTTAGTAGTATGTTTGATGATTCACTATCATCCTCATTTCTGGCAGACCGACTTAGCTGGCATACGTCACCGCGCCGGCAAGCAGCGTGGGAAGCGCGGCGGCTCCAAATTCAAGAGGCCTTTAGGAGCCCAAGGCATAATCTGCGACCACTTAACGTACGTAGACTCGGTTCACCCGTAGATCATCTACGCAGAGCTTTCTTTAATTCTAACAATTTGAACACACGAGAAAGAGACAGAACCGCCGTCGAAAACTACCTGCTTGGCAACCGAGACTTCACATTTAATGATTTTATCTCAGTCGTGAGGAGTCAGTCGGAGCGGAACCAGTTTGATGGTGACCATAGTTATTCAGAAAGTGAGCAGGCTGGTTCGGTAGAGTATTGGAggattttgcttgatttttttttcgatgagcAAGGTGAGTATGGTTGGAACGAAAGGGATGAGTCCCTCTTTACTGACCACGATTACTCAGTAAGCCGTGAAACGTTTGCTCGCAGTCGACATAGCTGGTGGAGCAGGAACTTTGATGAGGAACTGCCAATGAACAGCACTGCTGAACGTCAACCGAGGAGAAATGGTCCGCGTTGGACCAGAGCACCCTTACCGACCAGAGCACCCTTACGGCCATTGAGGTCAGAACGAACTAGGACCAACTCTGCCGGGAACGAAG TCATGACTCCTGGTGGCGCTCAAAGCGCATCTTTTATTAGAGACGTGTCTCGTCTGCAATCTCGTTTGAGACGTCTTCAAAGGTCGCTCACCTACCTAGAGACCAGAAGAGCTTTGAGCCAAATCAATGTCAGATCT GATTCATCCTCCGCAAGTTCAGTACCAAGTAACAGAATGCAGGGTTTGGCCCCCTTAGTACTTCAGCCATTGTCCGATGACCAGCAACTCAGAATCGTTACTTCGTCTTCAAACTTACTTCGTCTTAGAATGGGAATAAATAACCTGCAGCGCCAAATTAG TCGTAGTCGCATTACAACTCGTCTCCTGTTACCTTCGACGAGACAGAGACTCCAAGAGGTGCTGCAGAGGCTACATACAAGACTTTCCCGTTTTCAAACTTTGACAGACGACCCACCTCTGCAGTCACCTCTGTCATCAATAAACTTCAATTCACGGGTTAACGGTGATATGGGCGGTGCGAGCAGCAGCCACTGGGGTCCCGGAACGTTGAGCAGTGCCTTCAGCTCTGATCTGCAAGAGGGACCATCACGAGTGCCTTCCTCAATAGAGTTCCTTTCTGGCGAACAGAGCACGTCTCGCACAAACGCCGAAGAAGATTCTTCAAGAGATGGTCCCTCCTCAAGTAGACGTCTGTGGCCAGGAGCGCATTATAGATCTAAAATGAGAAGTGGGGAGTCTGCTAGGCGAAG gtATTTTGAGGAGCGAATTAAATCGTTGAGACAGTTATCGGACGCAAATCGTAGTTCTAATCCAGCATCAGATTCAAGTCAAGAACCAAGAGCTTTCCAACGCTACACTCACTCACCAAAACCTTCTTGCAGTAACATAAATGATGCAGGGAACAACGACCAGCATCCAAAAGCAGATTCATCTGACAGGAAACAACTCAGCTACTTTGAAAAGTTAAAAGCAAAATTTGCGCAGCTGTCACGGCAAATCAAAGAACAGTGCTCTACCAGCACAGAATTCACATCCAACCATTGGCAGCCAAGTTCCTCAACCCAACCCAATGAAACACCATCAAACAACAACGATTCCAACCCATCAAATAGAGTGTCACCAGCTGAGGGTAATGAAACCAGTCATGTTGGCAGTAGTGACACATCTGCAGACTTGAGTGAAAGAATCAATAATATCGTTTCAAATATCCGTAGAGTCGGTAGTTCGCTTAGTCGAAGCATGAGCTGTGAATTTGATGCAGGGAGCTCTAAGATTGAACCGCGGAGAAAGTCAGACTCAGGAGTGAGCGGTGAGAGTCCAGAAAAGAACTCTGAAGGTTCAGTCGACAGAGGACAAAACAATAGTCAGATTCCAGACTCCACCAGTGTTGGGAGTAGTCTTAACCGTCTAAATTCAGAAGACTCACCTGAGGTTAGAGGAAGCAGCTATAAAACTTCAAGTCCCTCCAATAGCAGGAGTTTTGATAGAGTGAATTCGGAAGGTTCGTCAGGAACCAGTTCGTTTGGCGCTGATAATGAGTTAAGACCTGCATTTGTGACTGCTTCTAGCTTGCTTGGGTCGCTGAAGCAGAGTAGTTCTCTGTCCAGCTCATCCACATCGTCGAATGAATCTTGGCAGGGTCCAGTGAGTGAAGTAGGAACAACAGCAGGTGCAACACCCACTATAGAACTTGGAACAACAAGTCCTTCGCAAGAAACAAGAAGGATAGGCTTGAAAAGGAAGCTGGATTCCATTGTGTCCTCTGCACGCATCGCATTACAATCACGCACAGTGTCACCTTTAAGTTCAACATGTGATCTGAGACCTGATCTAGTCACACCCTCACCTGGGTCAAGAGCGGACCTCGCATCGAACGACCTATTTCTCACATCTAGTTCAAGCTCCTCCTCTTCAGACTCTAGCTCAACTTCCAGTTCTGACTCTGATAGTCAAGATCCAACATACGATTCCCTGCAAAACTTGTTTAGAGTACTGAAACAAAGGACAGATTCAATAAATAGATCTTTCAGAAATCAAATCAACTATGCTCCTCAGATTGATCCACCCACTTCTGCTGCTGCTCGTCTACAGGCTACACTATCGGACTCAAGTAGATACATGGAAAGCCTTTTTGGAGGCCCCTCTGGAAATGTTGATGGTTCTAGTCCTCCAGAAAACAGACCAGCTCTGGATATTGGAGCTGAAATTCGAACTCATATTCAATTATTTCAAGATGCATTAAGCAGGCTGTCACAGGCCAGAAGCAACGAAGAACGTTTAGCGGGTGTTCctgttttgcagaaaattctgAGGCTATTGTTTTACCTCATAGATCTTTGGCTCGGACAGTTAGGGTATCAACCTGAAGGGAGTGAAACTGGGCAAAGTAGTAGTGTGAATGCAAGTAGACTGGCAGCACGAGAGCGAATACTCTTGATAGAGCTAGCTAGTGAGACATCCCTTCCACCGACACCACTTCAGGAGAGGGAGCCTGAGAGATTGTCAAATGGGTTGTCAGAGACTAGTAACAGAAATGATGAACGCCCACCTGCTGAAAATAGAAGGTCACATCCAAGAGCGTTTGCCCGGAGAAGAAGAGATCTTATGAGGAACCATCGCTTGTTATGGTTAAGGGAAAGACTACGTTGCGTCAACGCCAATCAGCGTAGAAGGCAATTAGCTGAAAGCATTGATGCGCGACGCCAGGAAATCAGAAGTAGACTGAACGAGAGCCGCAGGCGATTGACTGAAAGGATGGGTGAGCATCATCGACAATTGGGGGAGAGAGAAGAACGTCGACAGCAGTTGAGTGACAGATTAGAGGAGGGTCGACGACAGTTAAGCGAAAGATTAGAGGAGAGTCAACGGTTGTTAAATGAGAGGCTAGACGAAAGTAGGCGGCAGTTGAACGAGAGAATGTTTGAACAAAGGCGACAAATGAGAGACAGTATGGATCAAGTACAAAGAAGAGCGCAGGCAATGAGAGATGCAATTAGACGGACGCAATGCATACGTGATCCAGAAGACTGGcgaagagagagaagagaagatCTGCGCAGGCTATGCCAAACCACCATGCAAGCTCATTCTGGGCTAAG ATCCTTGGTGGCAGCAATCGAACGAGGTCATGAGACATCCACAGTATCATCAGCAGAGCTGTTCAGAGGTGATGAAAGAAGCAACTCTAATCTTAGTAATAGGGACAGTCAATCAACTAGTCAGCAACCATCAGTGCCCTTCCGACTGTTAGATCCTATTCTGCAACAGTTTAACAATTCAAGACCATCTTCCGTTTCTCCACAACAACGTAAGAAACGTTTGTATGTTAAAGGGACAAACTTCTAA
- the LOC109031219 gene encoding uncharacterized protein isoform X2 produces the protein MLDSEDEDANSDLDKRKHPYSTINRSVPKACFIRENGSRSQGAKVAKEFEWAAEDIFVQKSLNEHKFELPENARSTFLMVFSPDGKIVASTHGNHSIYVTDVRTCKTIRTLNGHPRTPWCIAFHPSSNQILASGCLGGEVRVWDLHGGSEVWTSDCHTVIASLAFHPIERVLVIATYNELYFWDWNERVPFAKCRTGHEKEKIRYVAFDHLGQKLITGIANVSPLQSQWDRIANPTQNDTEDCLRRMLSERQSQPTPAPRESFGFSSMFDDSLSSSFLADRLSWHTSPRRQAAWEARRLQIQEAFRSPRHNLRPLNDSSSASSVPSNRMQGLAPLVLQPLSDDQQLRIVTSSSNLLRLRMGINNLQRQISRSRITTRLLLPSTRQRLQEVLQRLHTRLSRFQTLTDDPPLQSPLSSINFNSRVNGDMGGASSSHWGPGTLSSAFSSDLQEGPSRVPSSIEFLSGEQSTSRTNAEEDSSRDGPSSSRRLWPGAHYRSKMRSGESARRRYFEERIKSLRQLSDANRSSNPASDSSQEPRAFQRYTHSPKPSCSNINDAGNNDQHPKADSSDRKQLSYFEKLKAKFAQLSRQIKEQCSTSTEFTSNHWQPSSSTQPNETPSNNNDSNPSNRVSPAEGNETSHVGSSDTSADLSERINNIVSNIRRVGSSLSRSMSCEFDAGSSKIEPRRKSDSGVSGESPEKNSEGSVDRGQNNSQIPDSTSVGSSLNRLNSEDSPEVRGSSYKTSSPSNSRSFDRVNSEGSSGTSSFGADNELRPAFVTASSLLGSLKQSSSLSSSSTSSNESWQGPVSEVGTTAGATPTIELGTTSPSQETRRIGLKRKLDSIVSSARIALQSRTVSPLSSTCDLRPDLVTPSPGSRADLASNDLFLTSSSSSSSSDSSSTSSSDSDSQDPTYDSLQNLFRVLKQRTDSINRSFRNQINYAPQIDPPTSAAARLQATLSDSSRYMESLFGGPSGNVDGSSPPENRPALDIGAEIRTHIQLFQDALSRLSQARSNEERLAGVPVLQKILRLLFYLIDLWLGQLGYQPEGSETGQSSSVNASRLAARERILLIELASETSLPPTPLQEREPERLSNGLSETSNRNDERPPAENRRSHPRAFARRRRDLMRNHRLLWLRERLRCVNANQRRRQLAESIDARRQEIRSRLNESRRRLTERMGEHHRQLGEREERRQQLSDRLEEGRRQLSERLEESQRLLNERLDESRRQLNERMFEQRRQMRDSMDQVQRRAQAMRDAIRRTQCIRDPEDWRRERREDLRRLCQTTMQAHSGLRSLVAAIERGHETSTVSSAELFRGDERSNSNLSNRDSQSTSQQPSVPFRLLDPILQQFNNSRPSSVSPQQRKKRLYVKGTNF, from the exons ATGCTTGACTCTGAAGATGAAGATGCTAACTCAGATTTGGACAAGAGAAAACACCCTTACTCCACCATCAATCGGAGCGTGCCAAAAGCATGTTTTATACGGGAGAATGGATCTCGATCTCAAGGTGCTAAAGTTGCTAAAGAGTTTGAATGGGCAGCGGAAGACATTTTTGTTCAGAAGAGTCTCAATGAACAT AAATTTGAGTTACCCGAAAATGCTAGGTCTACTTTTCTGATGGTCTTCAGTCCTGATGG GAAAATTGTGGCGTCAACCCATGGTAACCACTCTATTTATGTAACTGATGTGAGAACTTGCAAAACAATCCGAACATTAAATGGTCATCCCAGAACACCATGGTGTATAGCGTTTCACCCATCATCAAATCAGATCCTAGCCTCTGGATGCCTTGGAGGCGAAGTACGTGTCTGGGATCTTCAT GGAGGAAGTGAAGTTTGGACATCTGACTGCCACACTGTGATAGCATCTCTTGCTTTCCATCCTATTGAACGGGTGCTTGTCATTGCAACTTACAATGAACTTTACTTCTGGGACTGGAATGAAAGAGTGCCTTTTGCCAAATGTCGCACTGGacatgagaaagaaaaaatcag ATATGTTGCATTTGATCATCTTGGTCAAAAACTCATCACCGGCATAGCAAATGTATCTCCTCTTCAATCCCAGTGGGACCGAATAGCTAATCCAACGCAGAATGACACGGAGGATTGTTTAAGGAGAATGCTCAGTGAG AGACAGAGTCAACCTACTCCCGCTCCGCGTGAAAGTTTTGGTTTTAGTAGTATGTTTGATGATTCACTATCATCCTCATTTCTGGCAGACCGACTTAGCTGGCATACGTCACCGCGCCGGCAAGCAGCGTGGGAAGCGCGGCGGCTCCAAATTCAAGAGGCCTTTAGGAGCCCAAGGCATAATCTGCGACCACTTAAC GATTCATCCTCCGCAAGTTCAGTACCAAGTAACAGAATGCAGGGTTTGGCCCCCTTAGTACTTCAGCCATTGTCCGATGACCAGCAACTCAGAATCGTTACTTCGTCTTCAAACTTACTTCGTCTTAGAATGGGAATAAATAACCTGCAGCGCCAAATTAG TCGTAGTCGCATTACAACTCGTCTCCTGTTACCTTCGACGAGACAGAGACTCCAAGAGGTGCTGCAGAGGCTACATACAAGACTTTCCCGTTTTCAAACTTTGACAGACGACCCACCTCTGCAGTCACCTCTGTCATCAATAAACTTCAATTCACGGGTTAACGGTGATATGGGCGGTGCGAGCAGCAGCCACTGGGGTCCCGGAACGTTGAGCAGTGCCTTCAGCTCTGATCTGCAAGAGGGACCATCACGAGTGCCTTCCTCAATAGAGTTCCTTTCTGGCGAACAGAGCACGTCTCGCACAAACGCCGAAGAAGATTCTTCAAGAGATGGTCCCTCCTCAAGTAGACGTCTGTGGCCAGGAGCGCATTATAGATCTAAAATGAGAAGTGGGGAGTCTGCTAGGCGAAG gtATTTTGAGGAGCGAATTAAATCGTTGAGACAGTTATCGGACGCAAATCGTAGTTCTAATCCAGCATCAGATTCAAGTCAAGAACCAAGAGCTTTCCAACGCTACACTCACTCACCAAAACCTTCTTGCAGTAACATAAATGATGCAGGGAACAACGACCAGCATCCAAAAGCAGATTCATCTGACAGGAAACAACTCAGCTACTTTGAAAAGTTAAAAGCAAAATTTGCGCAGCTGTCACGGCAAATCAAAGAACAGTGCTCTACCAGCACAGAATTCACATCCAACCATTGGCAGCCAAGTTCCTCAACCCAACCCAATGAAACACCATCAAACAACAACGATTCCAACCCATCAAATAGAGTGTCACCAGCTGAGGGTAATGAAACCAGTCATGTTGGCAGTAGTGACACATCTGCAGACTTGAGTGAAAGAATCAATAATATCGTTTCAAATATCCGTAGAGTCGGTAGTTCGCTTAGTCGAAGCATGAGCTGTGAATTTGATGCAGGGAGCTCTAAGATTGAACCGCGGAGAAAGTCAGACTCAGGAGTGAGCGGTGAGAGTCCAGAAAAGAACTCTGAAGGTTCAGTCGACAGAGGACAAAACAATAGTCAGATTCCAGACTCCACCAGTGTTGGGAGTAGTCTTAACCGTCTAAATTCAGAAGACTCACCTGAGGTTAGAGGAAGCAGCTATAAAACTTCAAGTCCCTCCAATAGCAGGAGTTTTGATAGAGTGAATTCGGAAGGTTCGTCAGGAACCAGTTCGTTTGGCGCTGATAATGAGTTAAGACCTGCATTTGTGACTGCTTCTAGCTTGCTTGGGTCGCTGAAGCAGAGTAGTTCTCTGTCCAGCTCATCCACATCGTCGAATGAATCTTGGCAGGGTCCAGTGAGTGAAGTAGGAACAACAGCAGGTGCAACACCCACTATAGAACTTGGAACAACAAGTCCTTCGCAAGAAACAAGAAGGATAGGCTTGAAAAGGAAGCTGGATTCCATTGTGTCCTCTGCACGCATCGCATTACAATCACGCACAGTGTCACCTTTAAGTTCAACATGTGATCTGAGACCTGATCTAGTCACACCCTCACCTGGGTCAAGAGCGGACCTCGCATCGAACGACCTATTTCTCACATCTAGTTCAAGCTCCTCCTCTTCAGACTCTAGCTCAACTTCCAGTTCTGACTCTGATAGTCAAGATCCAACATACGATTCCCTGCAAAACTTGTTTAGAGTACTGAAACAAAGGACAGATTCAATAAATAGATCTTTCAGAAATCAAATCAACTATGCTCCTCAGATTGATCCACCCACTTCTGCTGCTGCTCGTCTACAGGCTACACTATCGGACTCAAGTAGATACATGGAAAGCCTTTTTGGAGGCCCCTCTGGAAATGTTGATGGTTCTAGTCCTCCAGAAAACAGACCAGCTCTGGATATTGGAGCTGAAATTCGAACTCATATTCAATTATTTCAAGATGCATTAAGCAGGCTGTCACAGGCCAGAAGCAACGAAGAACGTTTAGCGGGTGTTCctgttttgcagaaaattctgAGGCTATTGTTTTACCTCATAGATCTTTGGCTCGGACAGTTAGGGTATCAACCTGAAGGGAGTGAAACTGGGCAAAGTAGTAGTGTGAATGCAAGTAGACTGGCAGCACGAGAGCGAATACTCTTGATAGAGCTAGCTAGTGAGACATCCCTTCCACCGACACCACTTCAGGAGAGGGAGCCTGAGAGATTGTCAAATGGGTTGTCAGAGACTAGTAACAGAAATGATGAACGCCCACCTGCTGAAAATAGAAGGTCACATCCAAGAGCGTTTGCCCGGAGAAGAAGAGATCTTATGAGGAACCATCGCTTGTTATGGTTAAGGGAAAGACTACGTTGCGTCAACGCCAATCAGCGTAGAAGGCAATTAGCTGAAAGCATTGATGCGCGACGCCAGGAAATCAGAAGTAGACTGAACGAGAGCCGCAGGCGATTGACTGAAAGGATGGGTGAGCATCATCGACAATTGGGGGAGAGAGAAGAACGTCGACAGCAGTTGAGTGACAGATTAGAGGAGGGTCGACGACAGTTAAGCGAAAGATTAGAGGAGAGTCAACGGTTGTTAAATGAGAGGCTAGACGAAAGTAGGCGGCAGTTGAACGAGAGAATGTTTGAACAAAGGCGACAAATGAGAGACAGTATGGATCAAGTACAAAGAAGAGCGCAGGCAATGAGAGATGCAATTAGACGGACGCAATGCATACGTGATCCAGAAGACTGGcgaagagagagaagagaagatCTGCGCAGGCTATGCCAAACCACCATGCAAGCTCATTCTGGGCTAAG ATCCTTGGTGGCAGCAATCGAACGAGGTCATGAGACATCCACAGTATCATCAGCAGAGCTGTTCAGAGGTGATGAAAGAAGCAACTCTAATCTTAGTAATAGGGACAGTCAATCAACTAGTCAGCAACCATCAGTGCCCTTCCGACTGTTAGATCCTATTCTGCAACAGTTTAACAATTCAAGACCATCTTCCGTTTCTCCACAACAACGTAAGAAACGTTTGTATGTTAAAGGGACAAACTTCTAA
- the LOC109031220 gene encoding uncharacterized protein, translated as MSSFKKTSKSILRESLRIFDEDSEILPEKKQNCNRKMISKGTKKDLLLKASAVKEIEAVKKQLKRKESLAEENLEKLKLLSQPLKEKTAKRILQNIGYQAESSQQSKKRKPEDERTVFTEEDFAKFEREYFGC; from the exons ATGTCATCATTCAAGAAGACGTCGAAGAGCATTCTGAGGGAGAGTCTTCGAATATTCGACGAAGACTCTGAGATTCTACCCG AAAAGAAGCAGAATTGCAACCGCAAGATGATATCTAAAGGCACCAAAAAAGATCTTCTGCTTAAAGCTTCCGCTGTCAAAGAAATTGAAGCTGTCAAGAAAcaattgaagaggaaggaaAGCTTAGCTGAAGAAAACTTGGAAAAGCTGAAGCTATTAAGTCAACCTCTGAAAGAGAAGACAGCTAAGAGG ATTTTACAGAATATAGGCTACCAAGCTGAATCTAGTCAACAATCCAAGAAAAGGAAGCCAGAGGATGAAAGAACTGTCTTCACAGAGGaagattttgccaaatttgaaagggAGTATTTTGGCTGTTGA
- the LOC109031222 gene encoding nicotinamide riboside kinase 1, whose protein sequence is MREDWIVVALAGVTNSGKTTVTKKLHSIIPNSECIFQDLYFRDPNDPNHKYVEDLKHNNWELLTAINTDKMWTDIEEILRRPRIDPSKKNVLLIDGFLVLNFLKTVELCDLKYYLRLSKEVTWERRQTRSYDPPDVPGYFEQIVWPEHLKSFQQMLEMNKCVVLIHGTCPVQFTTERILQDIECRL, encoded by the exons ATGCGCGAAGATTGGATCGTTGTCGCCCTTGCAGGTGTAACCAATTCAGGGAAAACTACCGTCACCAAAAAGCTTCATTCCATCATCCCAAACTCGGAGTGCATTTTTCAAGATCTCTATTTTCGAGATCCCAATGATCCGAATCACAAATACGTGGAAGATTTGAAACACAACAATTGGGAACTCTTGACCGCTATCAATACGGACAAAATGTGGACTGACATCGAAGAGATACTTAGAAG gCCCCGCATTGATCCGAGCAAGAAAAACGTCCTTCTCATCGATGGATTCCTTGttctaaatttcctgaaaacagTGGAATTGTGTGATCTTAAATACTACTTGCGACTGTCCAAAGAAGTTACCTGGGAGCGCCGGCAGACGCGATCCTACGACCCTCCGGATGTCCCTGGGTATTTTGAGCAAATTGTATGGCCAGAACACTTGAAAAGTTTTCAGCAAATGCTAGAGATGAACAAGTGTGTAGTATTGATTCATGGAACTTGCCCCGTTCAGTTTACGACGGAGCGAATTTTGCAAGACATCGAATGCAGATTATAA